A genome region from Deinococcus ruber includes the following:
- a CDS encoding MaoC family dehydratase, whose protein sequence is MNPNELQVLVGQQVALSEWIPITQERVDTFAEATGDRQFIHVDPERAAQTPFGGPIAHGFLTLSLLAGEFANAGGVVRLDGAKMVVNYGLNRVRFVAPVRVGSRLRNRGVLQTVEQGEGFLQLSILNTIEIEGQDKPAATAETIMRVYL, encoded by the coding sequence ATGAATCCGAACGAACTGCAAGTACTCGTGGGGCAGCAGGTCGCCCTGTCCGAGTGGATTCCCATTACCCAGGAACGCGTCGATACCTTTGCCGAGGCCACCGGAGATCGGCAGTTCATCCACGTCGATCCCGAGCGGGCCGCCCAGACGCCTTTTGGCGGCCCCATCGCCCACGGCTTCCTCACGCTCTCGCTGCTGGCGGGCGAGTTCGCCAACGCGGGCGGCGTGGTGCGGCTGGACGGCGCGAAGATGGTCGTGAACTACGGTCTGAACCGCGTGCGTTTTGTTGCTCCGGTGCGGGTCGGCAGCCGCCTTCGGAACCGGGGCGTGTTGCAGACCGTCGAGCAGGGCGAGGGCTTTTTGCAGCTCAGCATCCTGAACACCATCGAAATCGAAGGTCAGGACAAACCGGCGGCGACGGCTGAAACGATCATGCGGGTGTACCTGTAG
- a CDS encoding PaaI family thioesterase has product MTGLDSPGARLLIERGLEGSAYTRWIGTRLRSFAAGTVEIELDLRPDLTQHHGQAHGAVIGYLADTVSAWAAASMVGDVVTSEYKLNFLAPARGELLWARGEVLRAGKRQVVVRSDVYAQASGQETHVATALATITPIGDRA; this is encoded by the coding sequence ATGACCGGGCTGGACAGCCCCGGAGCAAGGCTGCTCATCGAGCGGGGGCTGGAGGGCAGCGCTTACACCAGATGGATCGGCACGCGGCTGCGCTCGTTCGCGGCTGGAACGGTGGAAATCGAACTCGACCTGCGCCCCGACCTGACCCAGCACCACGGGCAGGCTCACGGCGCGGTCATTGGATATCTGGCCGACACCGTGAGCGCCTGGGCCGCTGCCAGCATGGTGGGCGACGTGGTGACGAGCGAATACAAACTCAATTTTCTTGCGCCTGCACGCGGCGAACTGCTGTGGGCGCGGGGTGAGGTTTTGCGGGCGGGTAAGCGGCAGGTGGTGGTGCGCTCGGACGTGTATGCCCAGGCCAGCGGGCAGGAAACGCACGTGGCAACGGCGCTGGCGACCATTACCCCCATAGGAGACCGCGCATGA
- a CDS encoding SDR family oxidoreductase has protein sequence MPLKPLFDLSGKVALITGGSRGLGLQIAEALGEYGAKVVLTARKQNELDEAKAHLEGLGIETLTIRNDLTEFETVEPMVQQILDQWGQIDILVNNAGTTWGAKTEEHPLDAWNKVINLNLTGLFLVTQAVGRLSMIPRKSGRIVNVASVAGFQGNGVGMMPTLAYNTSKGGVVNLTRTLAAEWAAHGITVNSICPGYFPTKMTKGTLAYGEERILSHTPLGRLGNDQDLKGLALLLASDASAFMTGQNIAVDGGAMIV, from the coding sequence ATGCCACTCAAACCACTCTTCGATCTTTCCGGCAAAGTCGCCCTTATTACCGGAGGGTCACGCGGGCTGGGCCTGCAAATTGCCGAAGCGCTGGGCGAATACGGCGCAAAAGTCGTGCTGACCGCCCGCAAGCAGAACGAACTGGACGAAGCGAAAGCGCATCTGGAAGGGCTGGGCATCGAAACCCTGACCATCCGCAACGACCTGACCGAGTTCGAGACGGTCGAGCCGATGGTGCAGCAGATTCTGGATCAGTGGGGACAGATCGACATTCTGGTGAACAACGCCGGAACCACCTGGGGCGCAAAGACCGAGGAACACCCGCTGGATGCCTGGAACAAGGTCATCAACCTCAACCTGACCGGGCTGTTTCTGGTCACGCAGGCGGTGGGCCGCCTCTCGATGATTCCCAGGAAGTCGGGGCGCATCGTCAATGTGGCGTCGGTGGCGGGCTTTCAGGGCAACGGGGTGGGCATGATGCCGACGCTGGCCTACAACACCAGCAAGGGCGGCGTGGTCAATCTGACGCGCACGCTGGCCGCCGAGTGGGCCGCGCACGGCATCACCGTGAACAGCATCTGCCCCGGTTACTTCCCCACCAAGATGACCAAAGGCACGCTCGCCTACGGTGAAGAACGCATTCTGTCGCATACGCCGCTGGGCAGACTCGGCAACGATCAGGATCTGAAAGGGCTGGCTCTGCTGCTCGCCAGCGACGCCAGCGCCTTCATGACCGGGCAGAACATCGCGGTAGACGGCGGGGCCATGATCGTATGA